A single Capricornis sumatraensis isolate serow.1 chromosome 20, serow.2, whole genome shotgun sequence DNA region contains:
- the NOSIP gene encoding nitric oxide synthase-interacting protein isoform X1 yields MTRHGKNCTAGAVYTYHEKKKDTAASGYGTQNIRLSRDAVKDFDCCCLSLQPCHDPVVTPDGYLYEREAILEYILHQKKEIARQMKAYEKQRGARREEQKELQRAAAQDHVRGFLEKEAAIVSRPLNPFTPKAASAGNGPDDAQPGSSAGPAGKDKDKALPSFWIPSLTPEAKATKLEKPSRIVTCPMSGKPLRMSDLTPVRFTPLDSSVDRVGLITRSERYVCAVTRDSLSNATPCAVLRPSGAVVTLECVEKLIRKDMVDPVTGEKLTDRDIIVLQRGGTGFAGSGVKLQAEKSRPVMQA; encoded by the exons ATGACAAGGCACGGCAAGAACTGCACAGCGGGGGCCGTCTACACCTACCATGAGAAAAAGAAGGACACAG CGGCCTCAGGCTATGGCACCCAGAACATTCGACTGAGCCGGGATGCCGTCAAGGACTTTGACTGCTGCTGCCTCTCGCTGCAGCCCTGCCACGACCCTGTTGTCAC CCCAGATGGCTACCTGTATGAGCGGGAAGCAATCCTGGAGTACATTTTGCACCAGAAGAAGGAAATTGCCCGGCAGATGAAG GCCTACGAGAAGCAGCGGGGCGCCAGGCGAGAGGAGCAGAAGGAGCTGCAGCGGGCGGCGGCGCAGGACCACGTGCGGGGCTTTCTGGAAAAGGAGGCGGCCATTGTGAGCCGGCCCCTCAACCCCTTCACGCCCAAGGCCGCCTCAGCAGGGAACGGCccag ACGATGCCCAACCCGGGTCCAGTGCGGGCCCCGCAGGCAAGGACAAGGACAAAGCGCTGCCCAGCTTCTGGATCCCGTCGCTGACTCCCGAGGCGAAGGCCACAAAGCTGGAGAAGCCG TCGCGCATCGTGACCTGCCCCATGTCCGGGAAGCCACTGCGCATGTCCGACTTGACGCCTGTGCGCTTCACGCCGCTGGACAGCTCCGTGGACCGCGTGGGGCTCATCACGCGCAGCGAGCGCTACGTGTGCGCCGTGACCCGCGACAGCCTGAGCAACGCCACGCCGTGCGCCGTGCTGCGGCCCTC TGGGGCGGTGGTCACCCTGGAGTGCGTGGAGAAGCTGATTCGCAAGGACATGGTAGACCCGGTGACTGGGGAGAAGCTCACGGACCGCGACATCATCGTGCTGCAGCGG GGCGGCACGGGCTTTGCGGGCTCCGGAGTGAAGCTGCAGGCGGAGAAGTCCCGGCCGGTGATGCAGGCCTGA
- the NOSIP gene encoding nitric oxide synthase-interacting protein isoform X2 → MPSRTLTAAASRCSPATTLLSHGYLYEREAILEYILHQKKEIARQMKAYEKQRGARREEQKELQRAAAQDHVRGFLEKEAAIVSRPLNPFTPKAASAGNGPDDAQPGSSAGPAGKDKDKALPSFWIPSLTPEAKATKLEKPSRIVTCPMSGKPLRMSDLTPVRFTPLDSSVDRVGLITRSERYVCAVTRDSLSNATPCAVLRPSGAVVTLECVEKLIRKDMVDPVTGEKLTDRDIIVLQRGGTGFAGSGVKLQAEKSRPVMQA, encoded by the exons ATGCCGTCAAGGACTTTGACTGCTGCTGCCTCTCGCTGCAGCCCTGCCACGACCCTGTTGTCAC ATGGCTACCTGTATGAGCGGGAAGCAATCCTGGAGTACATTTTGCACCAGAAGAAGGAAATTGCCCGGCAGATGAAG GCCTACGAGAAGCAGCGGGGCGCCAGGCGAGAGGAGCAGAAGGAGCTGCAGCGGGCGGCGGCGCAGGACCACGTGCGGGGCTTTCTGGAAAAGGAGGCGGCCATTGTGAGCCGGCCCCTCAACCCCTTCACGCCCAAGGCCGCCTCAGCAGGGAACGGCccag ACGATGCCCAACCCGGGTCCAGTGCGGGCCCCGCAGGCAAGGACAAGGACAAAGCGCTGCCCAGCTTCTGGATCCCGTCGCTGACTCCCGAGGCGAAGGCCACAAAGCTGGAGAAGCCG TCGCGCATCGTGACCTGCCCCATGTCCGGGAAGCCACTGCGCATGTCCGACTTGACGCCTGTGCGCTTCACGCCGCTGGACAGCTCCGTGGACCGCGTGGGGCTCATCACGCGCAGCGAGCGCTACGTGTGCGCCGTGACCCGCGACAGCCTGAGCAACGCCACGCCGTGCGCCGTGCTGCGGCCCTC TGGGGCGGTGGTCACCCTGGAGTGCGTGGAGAAGCTGATTCGCAAGGACATGGTAGACCCGGTGACTGGGGAGAAGCTCACGGACCGCGACATCATCGTGCTGCAGCGG GGCGGCACGGGCTTTGCGGGCTCCGGAGTGAAGCTGCAGGCGGAGAAGTCCCGGCCGGTGATGCAGGCCTGA
- the PRR12 gene encoding proline-rich protein 12: MDRNYPSAGFGDPLGAGAGWSYERSAKASLVYGSSRTSHPETDILHRQAYAAPHPLQSYATNHHPAGLSGLFDTGLHHAGSAGPDASVMNLISALESRGPQPGPSASSLLSQFRSPSWQTAMHTPGPTELFISGALPGSSTFPSSSALSAYQHPASFGSRPFPVPSSLSLQDPPFSPPANGLLSPHDVLHLKPSQAPTVPSSLGFERLAGGGVLGPAGLGPAQTPPYRPGPPDPPPPPRHLPTQFNLLASSSAAAAAAAEQSSPQLYNFSGAAPGPPPSERALPRQDTVIKHYQRPASAQPPPPPPPAHALQHYLSCGGSYASMGHRANLACSPLGGGEPSPGAGEPSKAGPSGATAGASGRAAGPEAAGGGGAGGGGGGYRPIIQSPGYKTGKGGYGAAAGSASRPPPARSTATPKCQSLGGPAAAYATGKASGAGGAGGQAYSPGQPQGLLGPQAYGQGFGGGQAQDLSKGPSYSGGPQQPPSGPPPPGLATCQSYSPDQLQGQLYGVQGEPYPGPAAHSQGLPTASPSLSYSTGHSPALSGHGGGWGPSSLGGGGEASPSHIIRPLQSPPAPGRPPGVGSPGAPGKYLSSVLASAPFLAPPGASSYAAGAGGYKGKGDGSELLAGPGGPPAERTEDEEFLIQHLLQAPSPPRTSGADGLVGEDGAADASKGLGGSGGAGGPPGTPYELAKEDPQRYHLQSVIRTSASLDEGATAALELGLGRLKEKKKGPERGGETPEGLATSVVHYGAGAKELGAFLQKSPPPPQPTAQSAQSAPHGLLLEAGGPDLPLVLPPPPPQLLPSVLSHAPSPSSSAPKVGVHLLEPATRDGAPQPPPPPPPPPPPMPLQLEAHLRSHGLEPGAPSPRLRPEESLEPPGAMQELLGALEPLPAGPGDTGVGPPNTEGKDPSGAYRSPSPQGTKAPRFVPLTSICFPDSLLQDEERSFFPTMEEMFGGGPADDYGKAGPPEDDGDPKAGTGPPPGPPAYDPYGPYCPGRASGAGPETPGMGLDPNKPPELPSTVNAEPLGLIQSGPHQAAPPPPPPPPPPPPPASEPKGGLTSPIFCSTKPKKLLKTSSFHLLRRRDPPFQTPKKLYAQEYEFEADEDKADVPADIRLNPRRLPDLVSSCRSRPALSPLGDIDFCPPNPGPDGPRRRGRKPTKAKRDGPPRPRGRPRIRPLEVPTTAGPASASAPADGAKKPRGRGRGRGRKAEEAGGTRLEPLKPLKIKLSVPKAGEGLGASSGDAVSGADHNSLDSSLTREKIEAKIKEVEEKQPEMKSGFMASFLDFLKSGKRHPPLYQAGLTPPLSPPKSVPPTVPARGLPPQPPTTPTVPHPPPASAFGLGGALEAAESEGLGLGCPSPCKRLDEELKRNLETLPSFSSDEEDSVAKNRDLQESISSAISALDDPPLAGPKDASTPDGPPLAAEAAVPGPPPLPGLPSASSSGTPEPPLLEEKPPPSPPPAPTPQPPPPPPVLPSPPPLVAPAPSSPPPPTPAPRALPSPPAPVPPPPPPPPPPPATAPPPPPPEEPAAPSPEDPEPPDARPLHLAKKQETAAVCGETDEEAGESGGEGIFRERDEFVIRAEDIPSLKLALQTGREPPPIWRVQKALLQKFTPEIKDGQRQFCATSNYLGYFGDAKNRYQRLYVKFLENVNKKDYVRVCARKPWHRPPVPVRRSGQAKGPMSAGGSSAPPPKAPVPPPKPENPDKTTSEKPPEQTTDTAMPEPPAPAKPSPPRPVEKEKEKERATRAERPLRGERGMGARQIRPDRNLTTGQPATSRLPKSRPTKVKAEPPPKKRKKWLKEAAGNASAGGGPPGSSSDSESSPGAPSEDERAVPGRLLKTRAMREMYRSYVEMLVSTALDPDMIQALEDTHDELYLPPMRKIDGLLNEHKKKVLKRLSLSPALQDALHTFPQLQVEQSGEGSPEEGAVRLRPAGEPYNRKTLSKLKRSVVRAQEFKVELDKSGYYTLYHSLHHYKYHTFLRCRDQTLAIEGGAEDLGQEEVVQQCMRNQPWLEQLFDSFSDLLAQAQAHSRCG; this comes from the exons ATGGACAGGAACTACCCCAGCGCCGGCTTCGGGGACCCGCTCGGCGCCGGGGCGGGATGGAGTTACGAGAGGTCAGCGAAAGCTAG CTTGGTCTATGGCAGCTCCAGGACCTCACACCCCGAGACGGACATCTTACACCGCCAGGCCTACGCGGCCCCCCACCCACTGCAAAGCTATGCCACCAACCACCACCCGGCAG GCCTCTCTGGACTCTTCGACACTGGCCTCCATCACGCAGGCTCAGCAGGGCCCGACGCCTCCGTCATGAACCTCATCTCGGCCCTGGAGTCCCGGGGTCCCCAGCCTGGCCcttctgcctcctctctcctctcccagtTCCGCAGTCCTTCCTGGCAAACAG CCATGCACACGCCAGGCCCCACGGAGCTCTTCATCTCAGGCGCCCTGCCCGGTTCCAGCACATTTCCATCCTCCTCCGCCCTGTCGGCTTATCAGCACCCGGCTTCCTTTGGCAGCCGCCCCTTTCCAGTTCCCTCTTCCCTCAGCCTCCAGGATCCCCCATTTAGTCCCCCAGCTAATGGGCTCCTGTCCCCTCATGACGTGCTGCACCTGAAGCCCTCGCAGGCACCCACGGTGCCCTCCTCGCTAGGTTTTGAGCGCCTGGCGGGGGGTGGTGTCCTGGGGCCCGCTGGTCTTGGCCCAGCCCAAACCCCACCTTACCGCCCTGGTCCCCCagacccacccccacctcctcgcCACCTCCCGACTCAGTTCAACCTGTTGGCTTCCTCTtccgctgccgctgctgctgctgctgaacagTCCTCTCCACAGCTCTACAACTTTTCGGGTGCTGCCCCCGGCCCGCCGCCCTCCGAGCGGGCCCTGCCCCGCCAGGACACCGTCATCAAGCACTACCAGCGGCCTGCCAGTGcccagccccccccacccccacccccagcccatgcCCTCCAGCACTACCTGAGCTGTGGAGGCAGCTACGCCTCCATGGGCCATCGGGCCAACTTGGCCTGCAGCCCGCTGGGCGGTGGGGAACCCTCCCCTGGCGCTGGTGAGCCTAGCAAAGCTGGGCCCAGTGGAGCCACGGCCGGGGCATCGGGCAGGGCTGCGGGCCCTGAGGCAGCCggaggaggtggggcagggggtggcggTGGAGGTTACCGCCCCATCATTCAGTCGCCTGGTTACAAGACGGGCAAAGGTGGTTATGGGGCAGCTGCGGGCAGTGCCAGTAGGCCCCCACCAGCCCGTTCAACCGCCACGCCCAAATGCCAGAGCCTAGGTGGGCCAGCAGCGGCCTATGCCACTGGGAAGGCCTCGGGGGCTGGAGGGGCCGGAGGCCAGGCCTATTCCCCCGGTCAGCCCCAAGGGCTTCTAGGACCCCAGGCCTATGGGCAGGGGTTCGGAGGGGGTCAAGCACAGGACTTGAGCAAAGGCCCTAGCTACTCAGGGGGTCCCCAGCAGCCCCCGAGTGGTCCTCCGCCTCCTGGCCTAGCCACGTGTCAGAGCTATTCCCCAGACCAGCTGCAGGGGCAGCTGTACGGGGTGCAGGGTGAACCGTACCCGGGGCCAGCTGCCCACTCCCAGGGTCTGCCCACGGCCAGCCCCTCGCTCAGCTACAGTACTGGCCATTCCCCAGCACTCTCGGGCCATGGAGGCGGTTGGGGGCCCAGCTCCCTGGGGGGCGGCGGAGAGGCCAGCCCTTCTCACATCATCCGCCCGCTACAGTCACCACCTGCCCCTGGCCGCCCACCCGGAGTTGGCTCTCCAGGAGCCCCTGGCAAATACCTGAGCTccgtcctggcctcagccccgTTCCTGGCACCCCCAGGGGCCAGCAGCTATGCAGCTGGAGCAGGTGGCTACAAGGGCAAGGGGGACGGCTCCGAGCTGCTGGCGGGCCCTGGTGGGCCTCCTGCTGAGCGCACGGAGGATGAAGAATTCCTCATTCAGCACCTCCTCCAGGCGCCCAGCCCCCCGCGGACCTCAGGGGCAGATGGCCTGGTGGGCGAAGACGGGGCAGCAGATGCTTCCAAGGGACTTGGGGGgagtggtggggctgggggtcccCCAGGCACACCCTATGAGCTGGCCAAGGAAGACCCCCAGCGGTACCATCTGCAGAGCGTCATCCGGACCAGCGCCAGCCTTGACGAGGGTGCCACCGCAGCCCTGGAGCTGGGCCTGGGGCGgctgaaggagaagaagaaagggcCAGAACGGGGTGGCGAGACCCCCGAGGGGCTGGCCACCTCAGTTGTCCACTATGGGGCAGGTGCCAAGGAGCTGGGGGCCTTCCTCCAAAAGAGCCCTCCGCCCCCGCAACCCACGGCCCAGTCGGCCCAGTCTGCCCCCCATGGCCTCCTCCTAGAGGCGGGGGGCCCCGACCTCCCTCTGGTGctgccgccccctcctccccagctgctCCCCTCGGTCCTCAGCCAcgctcccagcccctcctccagtgCTCCCAAAGTCGGCGTCCACCTCCTTGAGCCGGCCACCCGAGATGGGGCACCCCAGCCGCCCccgccacctcccccacccccaccgcccatGCCCCTCCAGCTTGAGGCCCACCTCCGCAGCCATGGCCTAGAGCCTGGTGCCCCTAGCCCCCGTCTGCGGCCGGAGGAGAGCCTGGAGCCGCCTGGTGCCATGCAAGAATTGCTGGGGGCCCTGGAGCCGCTACCTGCTGGGCCCGGTGACACTGGTGTGGGCCCACCCAACACTGAGGGCAAGGATCCCTCCGGTGCCTACCGCAGCCCCAGCCCGCAAGGCACCAAGGCCCCCCGCTTCGTGCCACTCACCTCCATCTGCTTCCCTGACTCCTTGCTCCAAGACGAGGAGCGCAGTTTCTTCCCCACCATGGAGGAGATGTTCGGCGGAGGGCCGGCGGATGACTATGGCAAGGCTGGGCCGCCCGAGGACGACGGTGATCCCAAGGCGGGCACTGGGCCGCCCCCTGGCCCCCCTGCCTATGATCCCTATGGGCCCTACTGCCCTGGCCGGGCATCCGGAGCCGGCCCTGAGACTCCGGGCATGGGCCTGGACCCCAACAAGCCACCCGAGCTGCCCTCCACAGTCAACGCTGAGCCTCTGGGCCTGATCCAGAGCGGGCCGCACCAGgcagcccccccgcccccgcctccccctccGCCACCGCCGCCCCCTGCCTCGGAGCCCAAGGGAGGCCTGACCTCGCCCATCTTCTGCTCTACCAAGCCAAAGAAGCTGCTCAAGACGTCCTCTTTCCACCTGCTGCGGCGCCGCGACCCCCCCTTCCAGACGCCCAAGAAACTGTATGCCCAGGAGTATGAGTTTGAGGCCGACGAGGACAAAGCCGACGTGCCCGCCGACATCCGCCTCAACCCCCGGCGCCTGCCTGACCTCGTGTCCAGCTGCCGCTCCCGCCCGGCTCTCTCCCCGTTGGGTGATATTGACTTCTGTCCACCCAACCCAGGCCCGGACGGCCCCCGGCGTAGAGGTCGAAAACCCACCAAGGCCAAGCGTGATGGGCCGCCCCGGCCCCGCGGGAGACCCCGGATTCGCCCACTGGAGGTCCCCACCACTGCCGGGCCAGCCTCAGCCTCCGCACCTGCTGATGGGGCCAAGAAACctcggggccggggccggggccggggcagGAAGGCCGAGGAGGCGGGGGGCACACGGCTGGAGCCCCTGAAACCACTGAAG ATCAAGCTGTCTGTGCCCAAGGCCGGCGAGGGTCTGGGAGCCTCCTCGGGTGATGCCGTGTCGGGAGCTGACCACAACAGCCTGGACTCCAGCCTCACTCGGGAGAAGATCGAGGCCAAGATCAAGGAGGTGGAGGAGAAGCAGCCTGAGATGAAGTCCGGCTTCATGGCTTCATTCCTAGACTTTCTCAAGTCAGGCAAGCGCCATCCACCACTCTACCAGGCTGGCCTGACACCCCCGCTCAGCCCCCCTAAGAGTGTGCCGCCCACTGTGCCGGCCCGGggcctgcctccccagccccccaccacccccactgtGCCACACCCCCCACCCGCCAGCGCCTTCGGGCTGGGGGGCGCGCTGGAGGCCGCAGAGAGCGAGGGGCTGGGGCTCGGCTGCCCTTCGCCCTGTAAACGGCTGGACGAGGAGCTGAAGCGGAACCTGGAGACCCTGCCCTCCTTCTCCTCTGACGAGGAAGACTCTGTTGCCAAGAACCGGGACCTCCAGGAGAGCATCTCCTCAGCCATCTCTGCTCTCGATGACCCGCCGCTGGCCGGGCCTAAGGACGCCTCCACTCCGGATGGGCCCCCCTTGGCTGCAGAGGCTGCGGTCCCCGGGCCACCCCCGCTCCCGGGGCTCCCCAGCGCCAGCAGCAGTGGCACACCTG AGCCCCCGCTGCTGGAGGAGAAGCCCCCGCCCTCGCCGCCTCCCGCCCCGACACCGCAGCCGCCGCCCCCACCGCCAGTCCTGCCCTCTCCACCCCCGCTGGTGGCCCCCGCACCCAGCTCGCCGCCGCCGCCCACTCCAGCCCCGCGGGCCCTGCCGTCGCCGCCTGCCCCCgtgccgccgccgccaccgccaccgccaccgccgCCGGCCACCGCGCCCCCGCCGCCACCGCCGGAGGAGCCCGCCGCCCCGTCCCCCGAGGACCCGGAGCCACCAGACGCCCGGCCCCTGCACCTGGCCAAGAAGCAGGAGACGGCGGCCGTGTGCGGGGAGACGGACGAGGAGGCGGGTGAGAGCGGCGGGGAGGGCATCTTCCGGGAGCGCGACGAGTTCGTCATCCGCGCTGAGGACATCCCTTCTCTCAAG CTGGCCTTGCAGACTGGGCGTGAGCCCCCACCCATCTGGCGAGTCCAGAAGGCGCTGCTGCAGAAATTCACTCCAGAGATCAAGGATGGACAGCGACAGTTTTGTGCCACCAGTAAT TATTTGGGGTACTTCGGGGACGCCAAAAACCGGTACCAGCGCCTGTACGTCAAGTTCCTGGAAAACGTCAACAAGAAGGATTACGTGAGGGTCTGTGCTCGGAAACCTTGGCACCGGCCCCCAGTGCCTGTCAG GCGCTCTGGGCAGGCCAAGGGTCCCATGTCCGCTGGGGGTAGCTCCGCACCGCCCCCCAAGGCCCCGGTACCACCTCCTAAGCCCGAGAACCCTGACAAAACGACGTCCGAGAAGCCCCCCGAGCAGACGACTGACACGGCCATGCCTGAGCCCCCTGCCCCCGCGAAGCCGTCGCCACCACGGCCCgttgagaaggaaaaggagaaagagagggcaACGCGCGCAGAACGGCCGCTGCGGGGCGAGCGGGGCATGGGTGCCCGGCAGATTCGGCCGGATCGTAACCTTACCACGGGCCAGCCCGCCACCTCCCGGCTGCCCAAGTCCCGACCCACCAAGGTGAAGGCCGAGCCGCCCcccaagaagaggaagaagtggCTGAAGGAGGCGGCAGGCAACGCCTCAGCGGGCGGGGGCCCACCGGGCAGCTCCTCGGACTCGGAGTCATCCCCCGGGGCCCCCAGTGAGGACG AGCGGGCAGTACCTGGGCGTCTGCTGAAAACCCGGGCGATGCGGGAAATGTACCGGAGCTACGTGGAGATGCTGGTGAGCACGGCACTTGACCCAGACATGATCCAGGCCCTGGAGGACACACATG ACGAGCTGTACCTCCCACCCATGCGGAAGATTGATGGCCTCCTGAATGAGCACAAGAAAAAAGTCCTGAAGCGGCTGTCGCTGAGCCCAGCCCTGCAG GACGCCCTGCACACGTTCCCCCAGCTGCAAGTGGAGCAGAGTGGGGAGGGCTCCCCTGAGGAGGGGGCCGTGCGGCTGCGGCCAGCCGGGGAACCCTACAACCGCAAGACGCTCAGCAAGCTCAAGAGGAGCGTGGTCCGAGCCCAG GAGTTCAAGGTTGAACTGGACAAATCGGGATACTACACGCTCTACCACTCACTCCACCACTATAAGTACCACACCTTCCTGCGCTGCCGGGACCAG ACCCTGGCCATCGAGGGCGGCGCAGAGGACCTAGGCCAGGAGGAGGTAGTCCAGCAGTGCATGCGGAATCAGCCGTGGCTGGAACAGCTCTTTGACTCCTTCAGCGACCTGCTGGCCCAAGCACAGGCCCACAGCCGCTGCGGGTGA
- the PRRG2 gene encoding transmembrane gamma-carboxyglutamic acid protein 2 codes for MRGRPSVLLLYLGLATCLDTSPSGKQGREVFLDSPEAQSFLGSHKRVPRANYWDLELFTPGNLERECREEICSWEEAREYFEDNILTDRFWESYIYNGKGGRGRVDVASLAVGLTVGIVLIILAGLGAFWYLHGRRGRRQHSCPQDVELIRPLSDLSPQTPQPPPSPPGLPTYEQALAASGVHDAPPPPYTSLRRHS; via the exons ATGAGGGGCCGCCCCTCTGTGCTGCTGCTATACCTGGGATTGGCCACCTGCCTGGACACCTCACCCAGTGGGAAGCAAGGCCGAG AGGTCTTCCTGGACTCCCCAGAGGCACAGAGCTTCCTGGGCAGCCATAAGCGTGTTCCAAGAGCCAATTACTGGGACCTGGAGTTGTTCACGCCAGGGAACTTGGAACGGGAATGTCGAGAGGAGATATGTTCCTGGGAAGAGGCGCGAGAGTACTTTGAGGACAATATTCTGACG GATCGCTTCTGGGAGAGCTACATCTACAATGGTAAAGGAG gACGTGGACGAGTGGATGTCGCAAGCCTGGCTGTGGGGCTGACAGTAGGCATTGTGCTCATCATCCTGGCCGGCCTAGGAGCCTTCTGGTATCTACATGGCCGTCGGGGGCGCAGGCAGCATTCCTGTCCTCAAGA TGTCGAACTCATTAGGCCCCTTAGCGATCTGAGCCCGCAGACGCCCCAGCCTCCACCCTCACCTCCAGGCCTCCCGACCTACGAGCAGGCGCTGGCTGCCTCAGGGGTGCACGACGCACCTCCACCCCCCTACACAAG TCTCAGGAGACACAGCTGA